In Triticum aestivum cultivar Chinese Spring chromosome 5B, IWGSC CS RefSeq v2.1, whole genome shotgun sequence, the following proteins share a genomic window:
- the LOC123116469 gene encoding uncharacterized protein → MDLRRRQIQGSHASIGSFAEEKRSQVDASQIGKKLRYSGSHLPEDIWRHICYFLPLKDAPRAACVSRAFRSSWRCHPNLSFSKETLGYGPPAWSRKREVMDYMENARTQRKIAGDYNSRVDHILRNHSSTGVKTLSLGFYGPYNANTSYCLDGWLQIAVTPGIEELSLILHSKSDHLSKKAIYNFPCPLLSNGSGNSIRELDLVGCAFRPTAGFGCMRSLTSLYLCCVNIESDELGFLLSSSFALERLELTSCGEIISIKIPALLQGLSYLKVSQCSMLQVIESKAPNISSFHFDGEQVQLFLGESLQMKTIFISHSCVLHYARAMLPSSTPNLETLNIVSTGEMVSTPMLPSKFLHLKYLTITGWTFPTTYDIFSLVSFLDASPCLETFSLNASMRRQKHDSIFEDPSHLERTPGHCYDNLRHVKITSFCSSKLLVKLTCHILENTPSLECLILDITHGGLKCSDKRFSKCSVVRKATLVEAPKALEAIRAYIAGKVPSTAKLIVLEPCNQCNTVGI, encoded by the exons ATGGATCTTCGTCGCCGGCAAATCCAAGGCAGCC ATGCATCAATTGGTTCATTTGCTGAAGAAAAGCGCTCACAAGTGGATGCTTCTCAAATTGGCAAAAAGTTAAGATATTCAGGCTCACACCTTCCGGAG GATATCTGGCGTCATATATGCTACTTTCTGCCACTGAAAGATGCTCCGCGTGCTGCTTGTGTTTCTCGCGCGTTTCGAAGTTCGTGGAGGTGCCATCCTAACCTCAGCTTCAGTAAGGAAACACTGGGCTACGGTCCTCCTGCATGGTCCAGAAAAAGAGAAGTGATGGACTACATGGAAAATGCACGTACACAGAGAAAAATAGCAGGAGATTACAACAGCAGAGTTGACCACATTCTGAGAAACCACTCAAGCACCGGTGTGAAGACACTCAGCCTTGGATTCTATGGTCCTTACAATGCCAACACCAGCTACTGTCTCGATGGTTGGCTCCAGATTGCTGTTACACCAGGCATAGAAGAACTCAGCCTCATACTGCATTCAAAAAGTGATCATTTATCAAAAAAGGCAATCTACAACTTTCCATGCCCACTTTTATCTAATGGCAGTGGAAACTCCATTCGTGAGCTAGACCTTGTCGGTTGCGCCTTCCGCCCCACAGCAGGATTCGGTTGCATGAGAAGCCTGACGAGTCTATATCTGTGTTGCGTGAACATCGAGAGTGATGAGTTGGGGTTCCTTCTTTCCAGTTCTTTTGCTTTGGAGCGATTGGAACTCACCAGTTGCGGTGAGATAATTTCCATAAAGATACCTGCCCTGCTGCAGGGCCTCAGCTATCTGAAGGTGTCCCAGTGTTCCATGCTGCAGGTGATTGAAAGCAAAGCCCCAAATATCTCCAGTTTTCACTTTGACGGTGAACAAGTACAGCTATTTCTTGGAGAATCACTACAGATGAAGACAATTTTCATATCACATTCCTGTGTTCTTCATTATGCTCGTGCCATGCTCCCGTCAAGTACGCCAAATCTTGAAACTCTTAACATAGTTTCGACTGGTGAG ATGGTCAGTACACCAATGCTACCAAGCAAATTCCTCCACCTCAAATATTTGACAATAACTGGATGGACCTTCCCTACTACCTATGATATTTTCTCGTTGGTTTCGTTTCTTGACGCGTCTCCTTGCCTGGAGACTTTCAGCCTAAAC GCATCAATGAGACGCCAGAAGCATGACTCCATCTTTGAAGATCCCTCACATTTGGAGCGGACTCCGGGACACTGCTACGACAATCTGAGGCATGTGAAGATCACTAGTTTCTGCTCCTCCAAGCTTCTGGTTAAGCTCACATGTCATATTCTTGAGAATACACCATCGCTCGAGTGCCTCATACTCGACATAACTCATGGTGGGTTGAAGTGTTCTGACAAAAGATTTAGCAAATGCTCAGTTGTAAGGAAGGCCACTCTTGTGGAAGCCCCTAAAGCACTCGAGGCTATCCGTGCTTACATCGCAGGAAAGGTTCCCTCCACGGCTAAGTTAATTGTCTTGGAGCCTTGCAACCAATGTAATACCGTTGGCATTTAG